One window of the Candidatus Chryseobacterium colombiense genome contains the following:
- a CDS encoding AraC family transcriptional regulator → MNAQSAHNFGILTDKAFQKLYQNPEDCISYSQSLLISDKNAEHKIILRKIISQAYALQGNYVQAVNISNQKEDDGKNEKLSYFAQLFGEYNLADQYQNLGLYNQSRNIIKGILSDRELLKSTNVHVRMTLGKLYQLQAINFGITRNYDIALQNLDKSNQYLNNENTENTIIKQENIIFRSNFLLRQNKLEEAKKVLDEVMRDISKHGNSTFLTAFAYETLSRYFFLKEDYSTAIACLEKGLLEIDNLPYYDMKMIFYELLTKNYLALRNDEKYYHYNSLYADLKTKLDTNKKEGIQYIVKLVETYQNNNMEFQKQHKLGQLRNISILILFFVAGIMVYLFYESGRSKDLKKQLSFFEKQKEREAFMLAQANKQKTETGKENKTTEKDLLKVSKEKEDEILGKLMEWEQSDNFLNKNMSIAMLSAQTGINTKYLSEVINSIKGKNFNGYINELRINHIAHQLKTDPAYLNYKVSYLAEYSGFSSHGAFTNVFKSVTGMSPNTYIQEILKNKKA, encoded by the coding sequence ATGAATGCTCAATCCGCTCATAATTTTGGTATTTTGACGGATAAAGCTTTTCAAAAATTATATCAAAATCCTGAAGATTGTATCAGCTATTCGCAGAGTCTTTTAATCAGTGATAAAAATGCCGAACATAAGATTATTTTAAGAAAAATTATTTCCCAGGCTTATGCTTTACAGGGAAATTATGTACAGGCCGTAAATATCTCCAATCAAAAAGAGGATGATGGCAAAAATGAAAAACTATCTTATTTTGCCCAGCTATTCGGGGAATATAATCTTGCGGATCAGTATCAGAATTTAGGGTTGTATAACCAGTCGAGGAATATTATTAAAGGTATTCTTTCAGATAGGGAACTGTTGAAAAGTACAAATGTACACGTGAGGATGACTTTGGGAAAACTCTATCAGCTTCAGGCGATTAATTTCGGGATTACCAGAAACTATGACATTGCGTTGCAAAATCTGGATAAAAGTAATCAGTACCTTAATAACGAGAATACAGAAAATACGATCATTAAGCAGGAAAATATCATCTTTCGTTCCAATTTTTTATTAAGACAGAATAAGCTGGAGGAAGCCAAAAAGGTGCTGGATGAAGTCATGCGTGATATCAGTAAACATGGGAATAGTACTTTTCTGACGGCTTTTGCCTATGAAACGCTATCAAGATATTTTTTCCTGAAAGAAGATTACAGTACAGCTATTGCCTGTTTAGAAAAAGGACTTCTGGAAATTGATAATCTGCCTTATTATGACATGAAGATGATCTTCTATGAGTTGCTGACAAAAAATTATCTGGCACTTCGTAATGATGAAAAGTATTACCATTATAACAGTCTTTATGCTGACCTGAAAACCAAATTAGATACTAATAAAAAAGAAGGGATACAGTATATTGTAAAGCTTGTGGAAACCTACCAGAACAACAATATGGAATTTCAGAAGCAACATAAATTAGGGCAATTAAGGAATATTTCTATTCTTATTTTGTTTTTTGTTGCAGGTATAATGGTGTATTTGTTCTATGAATCGGGAAGAAGCAAGGATTTAAAAAAGCAGCTAAGCTTTTTTGAAAAACAAAAAGAAAGGGAGGCTTTTATGCTGGCTCAAGCAAATAAGCAGAAAACCGAAACCGGAAAAGAAAATAAAACAACAGAAAAAGATTTACTGAAGGTTTCCAAGGAAAAAGAAGACGAAATCCTTGGCAAATTAATGGAATGGGAGCAATCAGATAACTTTTTGAATAAAAATATGTCGATTGCCATGCTTTCGGCGCAAACGGGAATCAATACAAAATACCTTTCCGAGGTCATTAACAGTATTAAAGGAAAGAATTTCAATGGATATATTAATGAATTGAGAATTAATCATATTGCTCATCAGTTAAAAACGGATCCTGCATATCTCAACTATAAAGTAAGTTATCTTGCAGAATATTCCGGATTTTCTTCACACGGTGCATTTACGAATGTATTTAAATCGGTAACGGGAATGTCTCCTAATACCTATATTCAGGAAATCTTAAAAAATAAAAAGGCATGA
- a CDS encoding nucleoside recognition domain-containing protein, with product MVLSRIWSAFIIVAIAIASIKYISSSHYKTIFNDMVVGKGGDTVQIATQKMNTLSPIVRDSLMKKPDFADNRIHYKTDSLKQDVKVYRVQESDGVIGTSETAVKICLGLIGIMTLFMGFMSIAEKAGGINLLSRLIQPFFSKLFPEIPKNHPAFGHMLMNFSANLLGLDNAATPFGLKAMESLQTLNPNKDTASNSQIMFLCLHAGGMTLIPVSIIAIRASMGSKTPTDIFLPCMIATFTATLAAMIIVSLYQKINLLRPVVLAYVGGISAVIALLVLYLVQLSKDELDDFSKVLSNGLILFIFLAIVLGAVYKKINVFDAFIEGAKEGFTTCVKIIPYLVGMLIAISLLRTSGVFDVIIDGMKWVANAANFDPRFVDGLPTALIKPLSGSGARGMMVDTMATFGADSFQGKLAAVLQGSSDTTFYVIAVYFGAVAVKNTRYTVIAMLLADLVGVITSIALAYLFFA from the coding sequence ATGGTTCTCAGCAGAATTTGGTCGGCATTTATTATTGTTGCCATTGCCATTGCAAGTATAAAATACATTTCCTCAAGTCACTACAAAACTATTTTTAATGATATGGTTGTAGGAAAAGGAGGTGATACAGTACAGATTGCAACGCAGAAAATGAATACACTTTCTCCGATTGTCCGAGACAGTTTGATGAAAAAACCTGATTTTGCTGACAACAGAATCCATTATAAAACCGATTCGCTGAAACAGGATGTGAAAGTGTATCGTGTTCAGGAATCTGATGGTGTAATTGGAACCTCCGAAACTGCAGTAAAGATCTGCTTAGGACTGATCGGAATTATGACATTATTCATGGGATTCATGAGTATTGCTGAAAAAGCAGGCGGAATAAATCTTTTAAGCCGGTTAATACAGCCTTTTTTCTCAAAATTATTCCCGGAAATCCCTAAAAATCACCCTGCTTTCGGGCATATGCTGATGAATTTCAGCGCCAATCTTTTAGGTTTGGATAATGCAGCAACGCCTTTCGGCTTGAAAGCGATGGAAAGTCTTCAAACATTAAATCCGAATAAAGACACGGCAAGTAATTCCCAGATCATGTTTCTTTGCCTTCATGCGGGAGGAATGACGCTGATTCCGGTTTCTATTATTGCAATAAGAGCCTCTATGGGATCAAAAACACCAACAGATATTTTTCTTCCGTGTATGATCGCGACCTTTACAGCGACTTTAGCTGCAATGATCATTGTATCTTTATATCAGAAAATTAATCTATTAAGACCTGTTGTTCTTGCTTATGTTGGAGGAATTTCAGCTGTTATTGCTTTGCTGGTTTTATATTTGGTTCAATTGAGTAAAGATGAGCTGGATGATTTCAGCAAAGTATTAAGTAACGGATTAATTCTTTTCATTTTCCTTGCGATAGTTCTTGGAGCCGTTTATAAAAAAATCAATGTTTTTGATGCCTTTATTGAGGGGGCAAAGGAAGGTTTTACCACCTGTGTCAAAATTATCCCATACCTGGTCGGAATGTTGATCGCCATTTCCTTGTTAAGAACTTCCGGCGTTTTTGATGTTATTATCGACGGGATGAAATGGGTCGCCAATGCAGCCAACTTTGATCCCCGATTTGTAGACGGACTTCCGACTGCCTTAATTAAACCTTTATCAGGTTCCGGAGCAAGAGGAATGATGGTAGATACCATGGCGACTTTTGGAGCAGATAGCTTCCAGGGAAAATTAGCAGCCGTTCTTCAGGGAAGCTCAGATACGACGTTTTACGTGATTGCGGTTTATTTTGGAGCAGTAGCCGTAAAGAACACAAGATACACGGTAATTGCCATGCTTTTGGCGGATTTGGTGGGTGTAATTACTTCTATTGCGTTGGCTTATCTTTTCTTTGCATAA